Part of the Natronobacterium gregoryi SP2 genome, GCACCGCCGACGCCGCCGTGACTTCGCCGGAGTCGCGTCGAACGACAGCAGCCACCGTGGTGAGTGAGAGCGTGAACCGTTCCGACTCCGGCGTCCGAAATCGCCGAACGACACCGACCTGTGCCACGACGACCGTACCCAAACTCAACGCCCCAGCAGCCGGCTCTGTCGCGATACCCCACTCAGTCACCGCGAGTATCATCGCACCCAGCGGGACGATCGCGACCGAGAGCGCAACGGAGAGCCCGAAACGCTCGACAGTATCGATCCCTCGAGGATGCGTCTTGGCAGCCGTCGCCGTCTCGCAAGCGCTTCGTTCTCTCGTCGGAAACAACACCGAAACGGCGGCGTACCCCGGCAAAAACACCACGAGTGCAACCGTCGCGAACAGTCGAAGCCCGTTCCCTGCCGCAAGCGACGTCACGGCGACGTACGCGAGAACTGCGGCAAACGAGACTATCGCAAGGTCCGTCGGATACTTGCGGACGGATGCGAGCCGCGTCCGCGTCGCTGTCTCGAAGCTCATCGACGAGCCACCGCCGTCCACGTTCCACCAGAAAAT contains:
- a CDS encoding DUF1616 domain-containing protein encodes the protein MSFETATRTRLASVRKYPTDLAIVSFAAVLAYVAVTSLAAGNGLRLFATVALVVFLPGYAAVSVLFPTRERSACETATAAKTHPRGIDTVERFGLSVALSVAIVPLGAMILAVTEWGIATEPAAGALSLGTVVVAQVGVVRRFRTPESERFTLSLTTVAAVVRRDSGEVTAASAVLVVAIGLAVGALLLGVLAPTATDGFTELGLYSETDDGDLVAGELPDEVEPGEPVPITIAIENHEREHTEYAVVVQQQQVENGEVVERTALEEIDGSVSAGGIGTGEYSVTPAAEEGETVRISVLLYYDEPPLEPTNENAVEDTYVWVTVTEGEDDG